A stretch of Episyrphus balteatus chromosome 2, idEpiBalt1.1, whole genome shotgun sequence DNA encodes these proteins:
- the LOC129911756 gene encoding protein SCAI isoform X2 encodes MVKMESTEEQDRKLVLEFCHLLEKSKQLFNGLRDLPQYGHRQWQAYFGRTFDVYTKLWKFQQQHRMVLDSKYGLKRWQIGEIASKIGQLYYHYYLRTSETNYLNEAYQFYAAIRGRAYYSRAIKEDRPDLMVKKLRYYARFIVVCLLLKKMKLVRELVTELEKQIQEYTTTYEPEDHLEWSLVLEEIKGFIKAEAAVAVLHADSNPIILSHRLSPLTTPPCERSPHMTLSLQEILIVGSACEQAKFSELTMDMFRMLQTLEREPTESSTHPLGGPHGMHGHDASPAASRIPPYGVPGSKGYLENGRHYRDNPHKYLLYKPSISQLLVFLASGFKELPPGGALLLYMSADGCFSTTKHPEDFGYELGGLATSVKRDGVDSGIACRGKSYKENHCLYPGDLYPFTRRPLFIIIDSDNSFVFQHIPRYFGQPLVILMSPQDVPPAFQTDVQHHGSLFTLFLHSPLTALCYVCNVGDVPIHHWERCQTYVDRFITEASRLVTRCRIDEIEQGIGYIDSSYVQFFGDDFLRTLMLRFVFCDVVLRLHRGFCGRHMRPRCEPPLPSNELLEHPSLSHIIFQLASALDVRGHFSEGPDGD; translated from the exons ATGGTGAAAATGGAATCCACAGAGGAACAGGATAGGAAGTTAGTTTTGGAGTTTTGTCATTTGCTAGAGAAATCCAAGCAATTATTTAATGGACttag AGATCTACCACAATATGGCCATCGACAATGGCAGGCATATTTTGGACGAACATTCGATGTTTATACGAAACTTTGGAAATTCCAACAACAACACCGAATGGTTCTTGATTCTAAGTATGGTTTGAAACGTTGGCAAATTGGTGAAATTGCTAGTAAAATTGGTCAACTTTACTATCACTATTA CCTTCGAACTAGCGAAACAAACTACCTGAATGAAGCGTACCAGTTCTATGCAGCAATTCGGGGTCGAGCTTATTACTCGCGAGCAATCAAAGAAGATCGACCGGATTTGATGGTGAAAAAGTTGCGTTACTATGCGCGTTTCATTGTCGTGTGTCTGCTATTAAAAAAGATGAAACTGGTACGAGAGCTCGTCACCGAACTGGAGAAACAAATACAGGAGTACACTACAAC TTACGAGCCCGAAGACCATCTTGAATGGTCACTAGTACTAGAAGAGATCAAAGGCTTCATCAAAGCTGAAGCAGCTGTAGCTGTTCTTCATGCGGATTCTAATCCTATCATTTTATCGCACAG GTTGTCCCCGCTAACGACTCCGCCATGCGAACGTTCGCCGCACATGACATTGAGCCTTCAGGAGATCTTAATTGTTGGCTCGGCGTGTGAGCAAGCTAAGTTCTCCGAGCTTACAATGGATATGTTTCG caTGCTACAAACGCTCGAACGTGAGCCAACGGAGTCGTCAACGCATCCACTGGGTGGACCCCACGGGATGCATGGGCACGATGCTAGTCCCGCAGCCAGTCGTATACCACCATACGGTGTTCCAGGCTCTAAGGGCTATTTAGAGAACGGTCGTCACTACCGAGACAATCCTCATAAGTATTTACTATACAAGCCTTCGATTAGTCAACTTCTGGTGTTCTTAGCTAGTGGATTTAAGGAATTACCTCCAGGAGGCGCTCTACTTTTATACATGTCAGCCGATGGCTGCTTTTCCACAACAAAACATCCCGAAGATT TTGGTTATGAATTGGGCGGTCTTGCTACGAGCGTCAAACGTGATGGCGTAGACAGTGGAATCGCTTGTCGAGGGAAATCCTACAAGGAAAATCATTGTCTATATCCTGGCGATTTGTATCCATTTACGAGGCGACCACTTTTCATAATAATCGATTCGGATAATTCGTTCGTCTTTCAACATATACCCCGTTACTTTGGACAACCATTGGTCATTCTTATGTCACCACAAGATGTACCACCAGCGTTTCAAA ctGATGTCCAACATCATGGATCCCTATTTACGTTGTTCCTGCATTCACCATTGACCGCTCTATGTTACGTTTGTAATGTGGGCGATGTTCCCATTCATCATTGGGAGAGATGTCAGACTTATGTAGATCGTTTTATAACAGAGGCATCACGACTGGTCACTCGATGTCGTATAGATGAAATAGAACAAGGAATAGGTTATATAG ATTCATCGTATGTCCAATTTTTCGGGGACGATTTCCTGCGCACACTTATGTTGCGCTTCGTCTTCTGTGATGTTGTGTTGCGGCTGCATCGTGGCTTTTGCGGCCGCCACATGAGACCGCGTTGTGAACCACCATTACCATCTAATGAATTACTCGAACATCCATCGCTCTCGCACATAATATTCCAATTGGCATCAGCGCTCGATGTGCGTGGTCATTTTTCAGAAGGTCCTGACGGCGATTGA
- the LOC129911756 gene encoding protein SCAI isoform X1 — MVKMESTEEQDRKLVLEFCHLLEKSKQLFNGLRDLPQYGHRQWQAYFGRTFDVYTKLWKFQQQHRMVLDSKYGLKRWQIGEIASKIGQLYYHYYLRTSETNYLNEAYQFYAAIRGRAYYSRAIKEDRPDLMVKKLRYYARFIVVCLLLKKMKLVRELVTELEKQIQEYTTTYEPEDHLEWSLVLEEIKGFIKAEAAVAVLHADSNPIILSHSGSGSRLSPLTTPPCERSPHMTLSLQEILIVGSACEQAKFSELTMDMFRMLQTLEREPTESSTHPLGGPHGMHGHDASPAASRIPPYGVPGSKGYLENGRHYRDNPHKYLLYKPSISQLLVFLASGFKELPPGGALLLYMSADGCFSTTKHPEDFGYELGGLATSVKRDGVDSGIACRGKSYKENHCLYPGDLYPFTRRPLFIIIDSDNSFVFQHIPRYFGQPLVILMSPQDVPPAFQTDVQHHGSLFTLFLHSPLTALCYVCNVGDVPIHHWERCQTYVDRFITEASRLVTRCRIDEIEQGIGYIDSSYVQFFGDDFLRTLMLRFVFCDVVLRLHRGFCGRHMRPRCEPPLPSNELLEHPSLSHIIFQLASALDVRGHFSEGPDGD, encoded by the exons ATGGTGAAAATGGAATCCACAGAGGAACAGGATAGGAAGTTAGTTTTGGAGTTTTGTCATTTGCTAGAGAAATCCAAGCAATTATTTAATGGACttag AGATCTACCACAATATGGCCATCGACAATGGCAGGCATATTTTGGACGAACATTCGATGTTTATACGAAACTTTGGAAATTCCAACAACAACACCGAATGGTTCTTGATTCTAAGTATGGTTTGAAACGTTGGCAAATTGGTGAAATTGCTAGTAAAATTGGTCAACTTTACTATCACTATTA CCTTCGAACTAGCGAAACAAACTACCTGAATGAAGCGTACCAGTTCTATGCAGCAATTCGGGGTCGAGCTTATTACTCGCGAGCAATCAAAGAAGATCGACCGGATTTGATGGTGAAAAAGTTGCGTTACTATGCGCGTTTCATTGTCGTGTGTCTGCTATTAAAAAAGATGAAACTGGTACGAGAGCTCGTCACCGAACTGGAGAAACAAATACAGGAGTACACTACAAC TTACGAGCCCGAAGACCATCTTGAATGGTCACTAGTACTAGAAGAGATCAAAGGCTTCATCAAAGCTGAAGCAGCTGTAGCTGTTCTTCATGCGGATTCTAATCCTATCATTTTATCGCACAG TGGTTCCGGTTCTAGGTTGTCCCCGCTAACGACTCCGCCATGCGAACGTTCGCCGCACATGACATTGAGCCTTCAGGAGATCTTAATTGTTGGCTCGGCGTGTGAGCAAGCTAAGTTCTCCGAGCTTACAATGGATATGTTTCG caTGCTACAAACGCTCGAACGTGAGCCAACGGAGTCGTCAACGCATCCACTGGGTGGACCCCACGGGATGCATGGGCACGATGCTAGTCCCGCAGCCAGTCGTATACCACCATACGGTGTTCCAGGCTCTAAGGGCTATTTAGAGAACGGTCGTCACTACCGAGACAATCCTCATAAGTATTTACTATACAAGCCTTCGATTAGTCAACTTCTGGTGTTCTTAGCTAGTGGATTTAAGGAATTACCTCCAGGAGGCGCTCTACTTTTATACATGTCAGCCGATGGCTGCTTTTCCACAACAAAACATCCCGAAGATT TTGGTTATGAATTGGGCGGTCTTGCTACGAGCGTCAAACGTGATGGCGTAGACAGTGGAATCGCTTGTCGAGGGAAATCCTACAAGGAAAATCATTGTCTATATCCTGGCGATTTGTATCCATTTACGAGGCGACCACTTTTCATAATAATCGATTCGGATAATTCGTTCGTCTTTCAACATATACCCCGTTACTTTGGACAACCATTGGTCATTCTTATGTCACCACAAGATGTACCACCAGCGTTTCAAA ctGATGTCCAACATCATGGATCCCTATTTACGTTGTTCCTGCATTCACCATTGACCGCTCTATGTTACGTTTGTAATGTGGGCGATGTTCCCATTCATCATTGGGAGAGATGTCAGACTTATGTAGATCGTTTTATAACAGAGGCATCACGACTGGTCACTCGATGTCGTATAGATGAAATAGAACAAGGAATAGGTTATATAG ATTCATCGTATGTCCAATTTTTCGGGGACGATTTCCTGCGCACACTTATGTTGCGCTTCGTCTTCTGTGATGTTGTGTTGCGGCTGCATCGTGGCTTTTGCGGCCGCCACATGAGACCGCGTTGTGAACCACCATTACCATCTAATGAATTACTCGAACATCCATCGCTCTCGCACATAATATTCCAATTGGCATCAGCGCTCGATGTGCGTGGTCATTTTTCAGAAGGTCCTGACGGCGATTGA
- the LOC129911753 gene encoding uncharacterized protein LOC129911753, which translates to MAAEGGGGGCTNPIPITSCSSSSALYKARSDGGCGGGIATCAGEGKRGYLNGTGSLGRIRKQKSMDTSDDDFDDSQVAHIHERFKSDRIAITKPEEDRRRRTIIVEKKNSSFGFTLQSYGIHYKKEQEVEMITYVDYVEYDGPAYKAGMREGDVILSINGTDMEKADHKTLVAFIKNCDTRMRMVVLFEDCVRKVNLHMRYMQLQNILQSKMNELERICLRERELLEGKWKTHSLPARKKATTSPTDGDNGVSPTASDSQPPFYRPTLSTEDVVNVGRHQTPTIIPPPAQFMLTYQYLDPTYRYVLKPSTSSSSGEYFISMSGPVRSPSEQHFFLTRAESADNAGVYVTQNHQQPPGQQQVQQQHQPQQQPQQLPQTQQQQQQQPRPNPPVPPPRTCEKHQHPLVQEKQLHAQAKQQPLPEKEPVKAHKSRHCHGHSCNPCVGHFGRKSSSADKNGDNVSLDAYDLASPCCDTHCVPTRRRARHHKEHHHKHKHREKESKERPPRPKSQSHVSPATSTRHQHHHHSTQQTTQPQQSVPHQQQQQQQQQQQQQHQYHHQYQHSGHGCDSGKVRSRYYDLTAGLASHCSLHSCTSSEFAPADSSASYTTSLSTDTLYWDPQSEGGASRQHSTKSRQSYHQATGHQPQPVQHGGTLPAQQPHGVYQQRYHISATQVQPSQIYPTSQCANKPKSWDNLTTKSIGGYGFGYGYLDSVGPKPPIKLQIAQQRHSIPRKNPYGRYSTYTDVENYAPPPSQFVEELTTTTTTITTTKSTEELIAPVPCGGGSDVTICDCGKTQPKIVPTSLASQAGALQYHNAKYSHHNNCRLGYYSNLPRPLANAATSTSTANGGAQVHTISEMTRL; encoded by the exons ATGGCTGCAgaaggtggtggtggtggttgtACCAACCCAATTCCAATAACCAGTTGCAGCAGCTCATCCGCCCTGTATAAGGCGAGAAGTGATGGTGGATGTGGGGGTGGGATAGCCACATGTGCTGGAGAGGGCAAACGGGGATATCTTAATGGAACTGGGAGTCTGGGAAGGATACGCAAGCAGAAAAGCATGGACACTAGTGATGATGATTTCGATGATTCACAG GTGGCCCATATCCATGAAAGATTTAAATCAGATCGAATAGCAATTACGAAGCCCGAAGAAGACCGTCGTCGGCGAACTATAATTGTCGAAAAGAAGAACTCAAGCTTTGGCTTTACCCTACAGAGTTATGGCATTCATTACAAGAAAGAACAAGAAGTGGAAATGATAACTTATGTCGATTATGTGGAGTATGATGGTCCAGCTTATAAGGCTGGAATGCGAGAGGGCGATGTTATACTCTCTATAAATGGTACCGACATGGAGAAGGCTGATCACAAAACACTCGTGGCTTTTATAAAAAACTGTGATACAAGGATGCGAATGGTTGTCCTCTTTGAAGACTGTGTGCGAAAG GTCAATCTTCATATGCGTTACATGCAGTTGCAGAATATTTTACAAAGCAAAATGAATGAGTTGGAAAGAATTTGCTTGCGGGAGCGGGAACTCCTCGAAGGCAAATGGAAAACGCATAGTCTTCCAGCTAGAAAGAAAGCCACAACCTCCCCTACTGATGGGGATAATGGAGTATCTCCAACAGCTAGTGACAGTCAACCGCCATTCTACCGGCCGACTTTATCCACCGAAGATGTGGTCAACGTTGGGCGCCATCAAACACCAACCATCATTCCACCGCCAGCTCAGTTCATGCTTACTTACCAATATCTAGATCCAACATATCGATATGTTCTCAAGCCATCAACATCAAGCAGTAGTGGGGAGTATTTCATAAGCATGAGTGGGCCAGTGCGAAGTCCTAGTGAACAGCATTTCTTTCTCACTAGAGCTGAGTCTGCAGACAATGCAGGCGTTTATGTGACTCAGAATCATCAGCAGCCACCGGGACAGCAACAAGttcaacaacaacatcagcctCAGCAACAACCACAACAACTACCACaaacccaacaacaacaacaacaacagcctCGGCCCAACCCACCAGTTCCACCACCTCGAACCTGTGAGAAGCATCAACATCCCCTGGTTCAGGAGAAGCAGCTGCATGCTCAAGCCAAACAACAGCCACTGCCAGAAAAAGAGCCGGTCAAAGCTCACAAAAGCCGTCATTGTCATGGACATTCTTGTAATCCATGTGTTGGCCATTTTGGGCGCAAGTCATCGTCGGCTGATAAAAACGGTGATAATGTTAGCTTGGACGCTTACGACTTGGCAAGTCCCTGCTGCGATACCCATTGCGTTCCGACTCGTCGACGAGCTCGCCATCACAAGGAACATCACCACAAGCACAAACATCGAGAAAAAGAGTCCAAGGAAAGACCACCACGACCAAAGTCTCAGTCACATGTCTCACCGGCAACATCTACTCGCCATCAGCACCACCATCATTCCACCCAGCAAACAACGCAACCACAGCAATCAGTTccacaccaacaacaacagcaacaacaacaacaacaacagcagcaacatcaATACCATCATCAATATCAGCACTCAGGACATGGATGTGATTCGGGTAAGGTCCGTTCACGATATTATGACCTTACTGCTGGCTTAGCCAGTCACTGCAGTCTTCACTCGTGCACATCGAGCGAATTCGCCCCAGCTGATAGTTCAGCATCGTACACAACTTCACTTAGTACCGATACTCTCTATTGGGATCCTCAAAGCGAGGGCGGTGCAAGTCGCCAACATTCCACAAAGTCCCGTCAATCTTACCACCAAGCCACCGGTCACCAGCCACAACCAGTTCAACATGGTGGCACTTTACCAGCCCAACAGCCTCATGGGGTCTATCAGCAGCGATATCACATCTCGGCCACACAAGTTCAGCCATCACAAATTTATCCCACATCGCAATGTGCGAACAAGCCGAAATCTTGGGACAATCTTACAACCAAATCAATCGGTGGTTATGGCTTTGGCTATGGTTATTTGGACAGTGTTGGTCCAAAGCCACCAATTAAGCTACAAATAGCACAACAGAGACATTCGATACCGCGCAAAAATCCATACGGCCGTTATTCCACCTATACTGATGTTGAAAACTATGCTCCACCACCGTCGCAATTTGTCGAAGAACTTACCACAACCACAACGACTATAACAACGACCAAATCTACAGAGGAGCTCATAGCTCCGGTACCATGCGGTGGTGGTTCGGATGTTACAATTTGTGACTGTGGCAAAACTCAGCCAAAAATCGTACCAACATCACTTGCATCGCAAGCGGGTGCTCTACAATATCATAATGCTAAGTATTCCCACCATAATAATTGTCGGCTTGGATATTATTCGAATTTGCCAAGACCGTTGGCCAATGCTGCGACATCAACATCAACGGCTAATGGCGGAGCACAGGTACACACGATTTCGGAGATGACACGGTTGTAA
- the LOC129911771 gene encoding U6 snRNA-associated Sm-like protein LSm5, protein MSTAAPTANASTLLPLELVDKCIGSRIHIIMKNDKEMVGTLLGFDDFVNMMLEDVTEYENTPEGRRITKLDQILLNGNNITMLVPGGDIPE, encoded by the exons ATGTCAACTGCCGCACCAACTGCTAATGCATCCACTCTCCTGCCATTAG AACTGGTGGACAAATGCATTGGATCTCGAATTCATATCATTATGAAGAATGACAAAGAAATGGTTGGAACCCTTTTGGGATTCGATGATTTTGTCAATATGATGCTGGAAGATGTTACAGAATATGAAAACACACCCGAAGGTCGAAGAATAACCAAATTGGATCAAATTCTTTTAAATGGGAATAATATCACAATG CTCGTACCTGGTGGAGATATTCCTGAATGA